A portion of the Mustelus asterias unplaced genomic scaffold, sMusAst1.hap1.1 HAP1_SCAFFOLD_116, whole genome shotgun sequence genome contains these proteins:
- the LOC144484588 gene encoding uncharacterized protein LOC144484588, whose amino-acid sequence MEKPWECVDCGKGFGFPSQLEVHRRCHTGERPFTCSVCGKGFTHSYNLLTHQRVHTGERPFTCPVCGKGFTRSSHIVTHQLVHTDERLFTCSDCGKSFKCKKDLLTHQRIHTGERPFTCSVCGKGFIQSSHLQTHQLVHSDDKLFNCSDCAKSFKNKKDLLTHQYTHTGERPFTCCVCGKGFSSPSALLNHQRIHTGERSFTCSDCGKGFINSSNLLIHQQLHTGDRPFTCSECGKGFTRSYNLLTHQQVHSEERPFTCSVCGKGFTRSSNLLNHQRVHTGERPFTCSTCGKGFSQSSNLLTHQRVHSGERPFACLVCGKGFSHLSYLLKHQRVHTGERPFTCNVCGKGFIQSSHLLTHQQVHKRLQGLDSTLIDAVNHIQV is encoded by the coding sequence cacaattggaagttcatcggcgctgtcacactggggagagaccgttcacctgctccgtctgtgggaagggattcacccattcatacaatcttctgactcaccaacgggttcacactggggagaggccgttcacctgccctgtgtgtgggaagggattcactcgctcatcccacattgtgacacaccaacttgttcacactgatgagagactgtttacatgttctgactgtgggaagagttttaaatgcaaaaaagatctgctgacacaccaacgaattcacactggggagagaccgttcacctgctctgtgtgtgggaaaggattcattcagtcatcccacttgcagacacatcaacttgttcactctgatgacaaactttttaattgttctgACTGTGCGAagagctttaaaaacaaaaaggatctgctgacgcaccaatatactcacactggggagaggccattcacctgctgtgtgtgtgggaagggattcagcagcCCATCTGCCCTActgaaccaccagagaattcacactggggagaggtccttcacctgctcagactgtgggaagggatttattaattcatccaatcttctgatacaccagcaactccatacaggggatcgaccgttcacctgctctgaatgtgggaagggattcacccgctCATACAACCTcctgacacaccagcaggttcacagtgaggagaggccattcacttgctccgtttgtgggaagggattcactcgttcatccaacttattgaatcaccagcgagttcacactggggagaggccgttcacctgctccacgtgtgggaagggattcagtcagtcatccaacctgctgacacatcagagagttcacagtggggagaggccatttgccTGCTtggtatgtgggaagggattttctcatttatcttatcttctgaaacaccagcgagttcacactggggagaggccgttcacctgtaatgtctgtggaaagggatttattcagtcatcccacctgctaacacaccagcaagttcacaaacgactgcaaggtttggattctacacttattgatgctgttaatcatatccaggtctga